A genome region from Glutamicibacter arilaitensis Re117 includes the following:
- a CDS encoding acyl-CoA dehydrogenase family protein, which translates to MSENRINVNALSEQLFGPYAEIRKASRARAADPQLQRDPLLGMDEHRERVLGQLGILVQQEAVQRAFPTEFGGQNDHGGSIAAFEELVAADPSLQIKAGVQWGLFAGAILHLGSEEHHKAWLPGAMNLDTPGAFAMTEIGHGSDVAAVATTATYDEATDEFVIHTPFKAAWKEFLGNAALHGKAATVFAQLITKGVNHGVHCFYVPIRDEAGNFLEGIGGEDDGLKGGLNGIDNGRLHFTNVRVPRTNLLNRYGNVDETGTYSSPIPSPGRRFFTMLGTLVQGRVSLDGAATNASKIALQIAITYGNQRRQFNSTSDTEETTLLDYQRHQRRLITRLARTYAASFAHDGLLEKFDAVFSGREDTDTDRQDLETLAAALKPLSTWDALDTLQEAREACGGAGYIAKNRFTQLYADLDVYVTFEGDNNVLLQLVGKRLLTDYAAEFRKLDTGAMALYVAKQVGTTALHRSGLRSVGQAFADISDERKSANFFKDPDNQRALLTGRIKAKVAEVAGALRTAGKDKAKGAAAFNENQDLLISAARDHGQLLRWEAFTAALENTSDAATKEVLTWLRDVFALSLIEDDLGWYLSNGLLSMQRARTLPGYLNRLLARLRPHAQDLVEAFAYTQDHLRADISSGGEAERQDEAMEYFRKLRASDDAPISEKSLQKPKG; encoded by the coding sequence ATGAGCGAGAACCGCATCAACGTCAACGCCCTGTCCGAACAGCTCTTCGGTCCTTATGCCGAAATCCGCAAGGCCTCCCGCGCCCGCGCCGCGGATCCGCAGCTGCAGCGCGACCCGCTGCTGGGCATGGATGAGCACCGCGAACGCGTTCTGGGCCAGCTGGGCATCCTGGTGCAGCAGGAAGCCGTCCAGCGCGCCTTTCCCACTGAATTCGGTGGACAGAATGACCACGGCGGTTCCATCGCCGCCTTCGAGGAACTGGTCGCCGCCGACCCGTCGCTGCAGATCAAGGCCGGTGTGCAGTGGGGCCTGTTCGCCGGGGCGATCCTGCACCTGGGTAGCGAAGAGCACCACAAGGCCTGGCTGCCAGGGGCGATGAACCTGGACACCCCCGGCGCCTTCGCCATGACCGAAATCGGCCACGGCTCCGATGTGGCCGCAGTTGCCACCACCGCTACCTACGACGAAGCCACCGATGAGTTCGTCATCCATACTCCGTTCAAGGCCGCCTGGAAGGAATTCCTGGGCAACGCCGCCCTGCACGGCAAGGCCGCCACCGTCTTCGCGCAGCTGATCACCAAGGGCGTGAACCACGGCGTGCACTGCTTCTACGTGCCGATCCGCGATGAAGCAGGCAACTTCCTTGAAGGCATCGGAGGCGAAGATGACGGGCTGAAGGGCGGGCTGAACGGCATCGATAACGGCCGTCTGCACTTCACCAACGTCCGCGTGCCGCGCACCAACCTGCTCAACCGCTACGGCAACGTGGATGAAACCGGCACCTATTCCTCGCCGATTCCCTCCCCGGGACGCCGCTTCTTCACCATGCTCGGCACCCTGGTCCAGGGCCGCGTATCGCTTGATGGCGCCGCCACCAACGCCTCGAAGATCGCCCTGCAGATCGCGATCACCTACGGCAACCAGCGCCGCCAGTTCAACTCCACCTCGGACACCGAGGAAACCACCTTGCTGGACTACCAGCGCCACCAGCGCCGGTTGATCACCCGCCTGGCCCGCACCTACGCTGCCTCCTTCGCCCACGATGGGCTGCTGGAGAAGTTCGACGCGGTCTTCTCCGGCCGCGAAGACACCGACACGGACCGCCAGGATTTGGAAACCCTGGCCGCTGCATTGAAGCCGCTGAGCACCTGGGATGCGCTGGACACCTTGCAGGAGGCCCGCGAGGCCTGCGGTGGCGCCGGGTACATCGCCAAGAATCGCTTCACCCAGCTCTACGCTGACCTCGATGTCTACGTGACTTTCGAGGGCGATAACAACGTGCTGCTGCAGCTGGTGGGCAAGCGCCTGCTCACCGACTACGCCGCGGAATTCCGCAAGCTCGACACCGGCGCGATGGCCCTGTACGTGGCCAAGCAGGTGGGCACCACTGCGCTGCACCGTTCGGGCTTGCGCAGCGTCGGCCAGGCCTTCGCCGATATCTCCGATGAGCGCAAGAGCGCCAACTTCTTCAAGGACCCGGACAACCAGCGCGCGCTGCTCACCGGGCGCATCAAGGCCAAGGTGGCAGAAGTTGCCGGCGCCCTGCGCACTGCTGGCAAGGACAAGGCCAAGGGCGCTGCGGCATTCAATGAGAACCAGGACCTGCTGATCTCCGCCGCCCGCGATCATGGCCAGCTATTGCGCTGGGAAGCGTTCACCGCCGCCTTGGAAAATACCTCGGATGCGGCCACCAAGGAGGTGCTGACCTGGTTGCGCGATGTGTTCGCCCTGAGCCTGATCGAAGATGACCTGGGCTGGTACCTGTCCAACGGCTTGCTCTCCATGCAGCGTGCTCGCACCCTGCCTGGCTACCTCAATCGCCTGCTGGCCCGCTTGCGCCCGCATGCCCAGGACCTGGTCGAGGCCTTCGCCTACACCCAGGACCACCTGCGTGCGGACATCTCCTCGGGCGGCGAAGCCGAGCGCCAGGACGAGGCCATGGAGTACTTCCGCAAGCTGCGCGCCAGCGATGACGCGCCAATCAGCGAGAAGTCGCTGCAGAAGCCCAAGGGCTAA
- a CDS encoding NADPH-dependent F420 reductase → MSIKRIGILGAGRAGTALARAAASAGIEVHIAASRPPRMLKYHLAQYASHATGVLAEDIAHDVDLVVLMVPQEELDDIDVSSLAGTLLIDATNRWEDEPLPHWFESALDAGLSSSEAIAAHFKSSHVVKALNHISHWDMDADRATKQAAQRALGVASDSSENAGTVCELTQALGFSPVALPSLAAGRGMEPGGAVFNEVLDAVELAERLGLNTD, encoded by the coding sequence ATGAGCATCAAACGGATTGGAATCCTTGGAGCGGGCCGCGCTGGAACAGCCCTCGCCCGCGCAGCGGCTTCAGCTGGCATTGAAGTGCATATTGCAGCTTCACGGCCACCAAGGATGCTGAAGTACCACTTGGCACAGTACGCCTCCCACGCCACCGGAGTACTGGCCGAGGACATTGCGCACGATGTTGATCTGGTGGTGCTGATGGTTCCGCAGGAAGAACTCGATGATATTGATGTCTCCTCCTTGGCAGGTACGCTGCTCATCGATGCGACCAACCGTTGGGAAGATGAACCCCTTCCCCACTGGTTTGAATCTGCCTTGGATGCCGGCTTGTCCAGTTCCGAAGCGATCGCAGCCCATTTCAAGAGCTCTCATGTCGTCAAGGCCTTGAATCACATCAGCCATTGGGACATGGACGCAGACCGTGCAACCAAGCAGGCCGCGCAGCGCGCCCTGGGTGTGGCCTCGGACAGCAGTGAGAATGCTGGTACGGTCTGTGAACTTACCCAAGCACTGGGATTTTCACCCGTAGCCCTGCCCAGCTTGGCCGCTGGTCGCGGGATGGAACCTGGTGGTGCCGTCTTCAACGAGGTGCTCGATGCCGTGGAGCTGGCCGAGCGACTGGGCCTGAACACCGACTAA
- a CDS encoding alpha/beta fold hydrolase, whose protein sequence is MTSPAPQNADALHGLLPVAGGHHVYWEESGVPDGIPALHLHGGPGSTLGAGGYRNRWDLARTRLIGLEQRGCGRSIPSAADAETSIHSFTTQQLIADIEELRISLGIEKWILNGISWGSTLALAYAQAHPQRVIGMVLFAVTSTSREEVTWITETVGAIFPEAWDRLAGFAREHAPGYAAGSLRLVEAYAQLLNSDDLSLRDAASQQWALWEDTHISLGSEQVIRDPRWQDQRLRHSLTRLTTHFWAHDGFCDPPLLENMAGIAHLPAVLIHGRSDISGPVRTAWRLHQALPNSELVICENDGHGGQSMVEHWNSANSKMLDLAS, encoded by the coding sequence ATGACATCCCCCGCCCCGCAGAATGCTGATGCGCTCCATGGACTGTTGCCCGTTGCCGGTGGGCACCACGTGTATTGGGAAGAATCCGGAGTGCCTGACGGCATCCCCGCGCTGCATTTGCACGGAGGCCCAGGCAGCACACTTGGGGCTGGCGGCTATCGCAATCGATGGGATCTGGCTCGTACCAGGCTCATTGGTCTCGAACAGCGTGGATGCGGACGGTCCATCCCCTCAGCGGCAGATGCAGAAACCAGCATTCACAGCTTCACGACGCAGCAGTTGATTGCAGATATCGAGGAGCTTCGCATTTCCCTAGGCATTGAGAAGTGGATTCTCAATGGAATCTCTTGGGGATCAACCTTGGCACTGGCCTATGCGCAAGCGCATCCACAGCGTGTCATCGGCATGGTGCTTTTTGCCGTCACCAGTACCAGCCGCGAAGAAGTCACCTGGATTACCGAGACCGTAGGAGCCATCTTCCCGGAAGCATGGGATCGCCTGGCAGGATTCGCTCGTGAGCATGCTCCCGGGTATGCCGCCGGAAGCCTGCGGCTGGTTGAAGCCTATGCGCAGCTGCTGAACAGCGACGATTTATCCCTTCGCGATGCCGCTTCGCAGCAGTGGGCGCTGTGGGAAGATACCCATATTTCCTTGGGAAGTGAACAGGTGATCCGTGATCCGCGCTGGCAGGACCAGCGATTGCGTCATTCCTTGACAAGGCTGACCACGCACTTCTGGGCACACGATGGGTTCTGCGATCCTCCACTGCTCGAGAACATGGCTGGTATTGCGCATCTGCCGGCGGTGCTGATCCACGGACGCAGCGATATCTCCGGACCGGTGCGCACCGCGTGGAGGCTGCATCAAGCCTTGCCGAACTCCGAACTGGTCATCTGCGAGAACGATGGCCACGGAGGCCAATCGATGGTGGAGCATTGGAATTCAGCGAACAGTAAGATGCTCGACCTGGCTTCTTGA
- a CDS encoding glycosyltransferase, with translation MRIAMLSLHTSPMQQPGSGDAGGMNVYIQNLSYALGALGHEVHMITRTANESESLQVSEGVWMHQVQVAAEQKLSKEDLAQIIDPAVQEINAHLQGLKIDIIHAHYWLSGMVGLQLSAQWNVPLLVSMHTSAAAKEHESGISEPAERKSAETLLLAEAARIIANTPVEAKQLARFYSVPAGKLDVVMPGVNHRIFHPNQDKLRRPLGEDDLHLIYAGRMQPLKGAHLLLEAMGIARREAPELRITASLFGALSGSTEYDLPALASAEELTDVVRFYDPLSPEKLALVFSNADVVAVPSLSETFGLVAAEAQACGTPVLANAVGGLSYAVHDGKSGWLMPEPDPQLWAAKLIELAREPEQITLAGHGALEHSGEFTWERAAVETLASYRMAKSQL, from the coding sequence ATGCGCATTGCCATGCTGTCCCTGCATACCTCTCCCATGCAGCAACCCGGCTCTGGCGATGCAGGGGGCATGAACGTGTATATCCAGAACCTTTCTTACGCGCTTGGAGCCTTGGGCCACGAAGTCCATATGATCACCCGCACCGCCAACGAATCAGAATCGCTTCAGGTCAGTGAGGGCGTGTGGATGCATCAGGTACAGGTCGCCGCAGAACAGAAATTGAGCAAGGAAGACCTCGCGCAGATCATCGATCCTGCCGTGCAGGAAATCAACGCACATCTGCAGGGCTTGAAGATCGATATCATCCATGCGCACTATTGGCTTTCGGGCATGGTGGGGCTGCAGCTATCGGCCCAGTGGAATGTTCCGCTGCTGGTCTCCATGCATACCTCAGCGGCGGCCAAGGAACATGAATCAGGGATCAGCGAGCCCGCCGAGCGCAAGAGCGCCGAAACGCTGCTGCTAGCTGAAGCGGCCCGGATCATCGCCAATACTCCGGTGGAAGCCAAGCAACTGGCCCGTTTCTACTCGGTTCCTGCGGGCAAGCTTGATGTCGTGATGCCCGGGGTCAACCACCGTATTTTCCACCCGAACCAGGACAAGCTGCGCCGGCCGTTGGGTGAGGATGATCTGCATCTGATCTATGCCGGACGCATGCAACCGCTTAAGGGCGCCCACCTGTTGCTTGAAGCCATGGGCATCGCCCGACGTGAAGCTCCCGAGCTGCGCATTACCGCATCGCTGTTCGGGGCGCTCTCCGGATCTACTGAGTACGACCTGCCGGCATTGGCCTCAGCCGAAGAGCTGACCGATGTCGTGCGGTTCTACGATCCACTATCCCCCGAAAAACTGGCGCTGGTCTTTTCGAACGCAGATGTGGTCGCTGTGCCATCGCTTTCGGAGACCTTTGGACTCGTGGCCGCCGAAGCCCAGGCCTGCGGCACCCCGGTGCTGGCCAACGCGGTGGGCGGCTTGAGCTACGCGGTGCACGATGGCAAATCTGGCTGGCTGATGCCCGAACCCGATCCGCAGCTGTGGGCAGCGAAGCTGATTGAGTTAGCTCGCGAGCCCGAACAGATCACTTTGGCCGGCCACGGAGCGTTGGAACATTCTGGTGAGTTCACCTGGGAGCGTGCGGCGGTAGAGACTCTGGCCAGCTATCGGATGGCCAAGTCGCAACTGTAG
- a CDS encoding 3-oxoacyl-ACP reductase codes for MADKYMELVNTGLTKKLATMLGLPRPPRLRRYSPDAALLPGPVLILGASAKAQDLSDTLVSWGLDVRRHDAGDAKLGALVLLLDELERPTDLSPLMLAAGQAVRKLLPGARVVAISRETTDEDAPALAAVRQGIDGAVRSLGREMRGGATANGIVLAEGTHVASPSALAAVRFFFSGRSAYVDGQFLNVRTNDGVLPADFAKPLAGKVAVVTGAARGIGAAIAKTLSRDGAQVVVVDMPQAGEALAKVANSIGATTLQLDVTAPDAGQQIMDHAIGRHGSLDLVVHNAGITRDKLLANMDAGRWDSVIAVNIASQLRMNEAFLAAKLPGLRIVSLASTSGIAGNRGQTNYAASKGGVIGMVHSSAKLFAEIGGSITAVAPGFIETEMTAKIPLGTRTVARMVLPSLMQGGLPVDVAEAISFLGSDAAAGLNGQVLRVCGQSLVGA; via the coding sequence ATGGCAGACAAGTACATGGAACTGGTCAACACCGGGCTGACCAAGAAGCTGGCCACCATGCTGGGCCTGCCGCGTCCGCCTCGGCTGCGCCGCTACAGCCCGGATGCCGCGCTGCTGCCCGGCCCGGTACTGATCCTCGGCGCTTCGGCCAAGGCCCAAGACTTGAGCGACACCTTGGTCTCCTGGGGCCTGGATGTGCGCCGCCACGACGCCGGGGATGCCAAGCTCGGCGCTCTGGTCCTGCTGCTTGACGAGCTCGAGCGCCCCACCGACCTTTCGCCGCTGATGCTGGCGGCCGGACAGGCGGTGCGCAAGCTGCTTCCCGGTGCACGCGTCGTCGCCATCTCGCGGGAAACCACCGATGAAGATGCCCCAGCGCTGGCCGCCGTACGCCAAGGCATTGACGGTGCGGTGCGCTCCCTGGGACGGGAAATGCGCGGGGGAGCCACGGCCAACGGCATCGTGCTTGCCGAAGGCACCCACGTTGCCAGCCCTAGTGCGCTGGCCGCTGTGCGCTTCTTCTTCTCCGGACGCAGCGCGTATGTCGATGGGCAGTTCCTGAACGTGCGCACCAACGACGGCGTGCTGCCAGCCGACTTCGCCAAGCCGCTGGCTGGCAAGGTCGCTGTGGTCACCGGGGCCGCCCGCGGCATCGGCGCGGCTATTGCCAAGACCCTGTCCCGAGATGGCGCCCAGGTAGTCGTAGTGGACATGCCACAAGCCGGAGAAGCCTTGGCCAAGGTAGCCAACTCCATCGGTGCAACCACCTTGCAGCTCGATGTCACTGCGCCGGATGCCGGACAGCAGATCATGGATCACGCCATCGGCCGCCACGGCTCGCTGGATCTGGTGGTCCACAACGCCGGCATCACCCGCGACAAGCTGCTGGCCAACATGGATGCCGGACGCTGGGACTCGGTGATCGCGGTGAACATTGCTTCGCAGCTGCGCATGAACGAAGCCTTCCTGGCCGCCAAGCTGCCCGGGCTGCGCATCGTTTCGCTGGCTTCCACCTCCGGCATTGCCGGAAACCGCGGCCAGACCAACTATGCCGCTTCCAAGGGCGGGGTAATCGGCATGGTGCACTCCAGTGCCAAGCTGTTTGCAGAAATAGGCGGCTCTATCACCGCGGTGGCCCCTGGCTTCATTGAAACCGAAATGACCGCCAAGATCCCATTGGGCACCCGCACCGTGGCACGCATGGTGCTGCCTTCGCTGATGCAGGGCGGCTTGCCGGTAGACGTGGCTGAGGCCATCAGCTTCCTGGGATCCGATGCGGCAGCCGGGCTGAACGGCCAGGTGCTGCGCGTGTGCGGCCAGTCGCTGGTAGGTGCCTAG
- a CDS encoding MaoC family dehydratase encodes MGAQIVTAIPSMASVYAKAVKTLNRKPKNPVLPDTVLVFQGAVADPVKLSEYRKAVGAPMTGVLPSLYVHSLAFPLAMSLMVQDDFPLPLLGMIHLTNQVDVVAPLAEDEVFDIEVHSENLVAHAKGVTCDLVVRIVVDGQDRMLLRSTFLAKGMKLAGEAPQQRTQVPFSAPQRTASWKLDAGTGRRWAAVAGDYNPIHLSALSAKALGMPAAIAHGIYLAARALAGIEPAQGNYSWNIEFKTPVVLPASVDLAFAAQAEGFTVNAWHARKGKPHFELELVRTES; translated from the coding sequence ATGGGTGCGCAGATCGTAACAGCGATTCCCTCGATGGCCTCGGTTTATGCCAAGGCCGTCAAGACGCTGAACCGAAAGCCCAAGAACCCCGTGCTTCCCGATACGGTGCTGGTCTTCCAGGGTGCCGTCGCGGATCCGGTGAAACTGAGCGAGTACCGCAAGGCCGTGGGCGCGCCGATGACCGGTGTGCTGCCGAGCCTCTATGTGCATTCCTTGGCGTTCCCGCTGGCCATGAGCCTGATGGTGCAAGATGATTTCCCCTTGCCGCTGCTGGGCATGATCCACCTGACCAACCAGGTCGATGTGGTTGCGCCGCTGGCTGAGGATGAGGTTTTTGACATCGAGGTGCACAGCGAGAATCTTGTGGCTCATGCCAAGGGCGTGACCTGCGATCTCGTGGTGCGCATCGTGGTGGACGGACAGGACCGGATGCTGCTGCGCAGCACCTTCCTGGCCAAGGGCATGAAGCTTGCAGGCGAAGCTCCGCAGCAAAGAACCCAGGTGCCATTCTCCGCGCCGCAGCGTACCGCCAGCTGGAAGCTGGACGCCGGAACGGGACGACGCTGGGCTGCGGTGGCCGGGGACTACAACCCGATCCACCTCTCGGCACTCAGCGCCAAGGCGTTGGGGATGCCTGCGGCCATTGCTCACGGCATCTATCTGGCCGCCAGGGCGTTGGCTGGAATTGAACCGGCCCAGGGCAACTACTCATGGAATATCGAGTTCAAGACTCCGGTGGTCCTGCCAGCCAGTGTGGATCTGGCATTCGCCGCGCAGGCTGAAGGATTCACGGTGAACGCGTGGCATGCCCGCAAGGGCAAGCCGCACTTCGAACTCGAATTGGTTCGTACCGAGTCCTGA
- a CDS encoding VOC family protein: MPRIIRFDHIGVTVSDLDLVTEFFTSLGLEIEGRANGLEGEFLETVCAVPDSRTNIVMLKAPGTDVGIELSSFEKPGHLPGNPKVMANELGLRSIAFEVDDLDAILNQLAADGYGLVGGVGQYQGAWKMAYVRGPEGIIVALAQRLDD, encoded by the coding sequence ATGCCACGAATAATCCGCTTTGACCACATAGGCGTGACCGTTTCCGATCTTGATCTGGTCACCGAGTTCTTCACCAGCCTGGGGTTGGAAATTGAAGGCCGGGCCAACGGGCTTGAAGGAGAGTTCTTGGAGACCGTGTGCGCGGTGCCCGACTCGCGCACGAACATCGTGATGCTCAAGGCTCCCGGAACAGATGTGGGAATCGAGCTGTCCAGTTTTGAGAAGCCTGGGCATCTGCCGGGCAACCCTAAGGTGATGGCCAATGAGCTGGGTCTGCGCTCCATCGCCTTCGAGGTCGATGACCTGGATGCGATCCTCAACCAGCTGGCGGCCGATGGCTATGGCCTGGTCGGGGGAGTCGGCCAGTACCAGGGAGCCTGGAAGATGGCCTACGTTCGCGGACCAGAGGGAATCATTGTCGCGCTGGCCCAGCGTTTAGATGATTAA
- a CDS encoding TetR/AcrR family transcriptional regulator, translating into MNKITEEIDRETDGRAARWEAHRTARHEELLKLARKAVHKLGPQVSMEDIAGHAKTSKPVYYRYFGDKEGLRQALSAMVINDFRKRVIAAGQAKEDEGSALHAMVSAYLELATNSPNLYFFVTSAPRSAEDEAAGALTTFFEEASALISERLLRLYDQQATTATLDLWPRAALGMVRAAGERWLRQPDSEQKPSLESLAEELTNWLAYGIASTNAPTTR; encoded by the coding sequence GTGAACAAGATCACTGAGGAAATCGACCGCGAGACCGACGGCCGGGCAGCTCGCTGGGAAGCGCATCGCACCGCGCGCCACGAGGAACTGCTCAAATTGGCACGCAAAGCCGTGCACAAGCTCGGTCCCCAGGTCTCCATGGAGGACATTGCCGGACACGCAAAGACCTCCAAGCCGGTGTACTACCGGTACTTCGGCGACAAGGAAGGCCTGCGCCAGGCACTGAGCGCCATGGTCATCAACGACTTCCGCAAACGCGTCATCGCCGCAGGCCAAGCCAAGGAAGATGAAGGAAGCGCGCTGCATGCCATGGTCTCCGCCTACTTGGAGCTGGCCACCAACAGCCCGAACCTCTACTTCTTCGTCACCAGCGCTCCGCGCTCGGCCGAAGATGAAGCAGCCGGGGCGCTGACCACCTTCTTCGAAGAAGCCTCCGCCTTGATCAGTGAACGCCTGCTCAGGCTCTACGACCAGCAAGCCACCACCGCCACCTTGGACCTGTGGCCGCGCGCGGCCCTGGGCATGGTTCGGGCCGCCGGCGAACGCTGGCTGCGCCAACCGGATTCGGAGCAGAAACCGAGCTTGGAATCGCTGGCCGAAGAACTGACCAATTGGCTGGCTTACGGCATCGCTTCCACCAATGCACCAACGACCCGCTGA
- a CDS encoding Nramp family divalent metal transporter: MSENTQAPRADLDGGGPPRWKVIGPGLVVAATGVGAADMVATLVAGSQYGYALLWAVIVGVILKIVLVEGAGRYTLATGKTIFEGWKTLGKWTTWYFGPYIILWGFVYGATAMSSAALPLAALMPAVDLKIWAVIMGLLGFVMVWFGKYSFFEKVTAVLVGIMFITVVGLAFIAVPNIPEMLKGLIPMIPEGGVVYTLALAGGVGGTITLAAYGYWLREKGWYTPKWMRVMRIDNSMAYVMTGIFVLAMLIVGAEVVRAAGVTISGGDKGLLELGDVLRAEYGTVVGNGFLIGFWAASFSSIIGVWNGVSLMFADFWGHMRKKPANHPDTLTGGKYFKFYVLWLTFPPMVLFLLDKPIALILAYGVLGALFMPFLAVTLLGLLNGKRIPKAWANRWHTNTALAITAVLFIVLGVQQLIKTLSPLWS; encoded by the coding sequence ATGAGCGAAAATACCCAGGCGCCACGCGCCGACCTGGACGGCGGCGGGCCACCGCGCTGGAAAGTTATCGGACCCGGCCTCGTAGTTGCCGCCACCGGCGTTGGCGCAGCAGATATGGTTGCCACCCTGGTAGCCGGTAGCCAGTACGGCTACGCCCTGCTGTGGGCAGTGATTGTCGGCGTGATCTTGAAGATCGTCTTGGTTGAAGGCGCCGGCCGCTACACCTTGGCAACCGGCAAGACCATTTTCGAGGGTTGGAAGACCCTGGGCAAGTGGACCACTTGGTACTTCGGTCCGTACATCATCCTCTGGGGCTTCGTGTACGGTGCGACGGCAATGAGTTCCGCGGCTCTCCCGCTGGCTGCGCTGATGCCGGCTGTGGATCTGAAGATCTGGGCAGTCATCATGGGCCTGCTGGGCTTCGTGATGGTCTGGTTCGGCAAGTACAGCTTCTTCGAGAAGGTCACCGCCGTGCTGGTGGGCATCATGTTCATCACCGTGGTCGGCTTGGCATTCATCGCTGTTCCGAACATTCCAGAAATGCTCAAGGGCCTGATCCCGATGATTCCAGAGGGCGGCGTGGTCTACACTCTGGCATTAGCCGGCGGCGTTGGCGGCACCATCACCTTGGCAGCCTACGGCTACTGGCTGCGTGAAAAGGGCTGGTACACCCCTAAGTGGATGCGCGTCATGCGCATCGACAACTCCATGGCTTACGTCATGACCGGTATCTTCGTGCTTGCCATGCTCATCGTTGGCGCTGAAGTTGTTCGCGCCGCTGGCGTGACCATCTCCGGTGGCGACAAGGGCTTGCTTGAACTGGGCGACGTGCTGAGAGCCGAATACGGCACCGTAGTTGGCAATGGCTTCCTGATTGGCTTCTGGGCCGCTTCCTTCTCGTCGATCATCGGCGTATGGAATGGTGTTTCGCTGATGTTCGCTGATTTCTGGGGCCACATGCGCAAGAAGCCGGCAAACCACCCGGATACCCTGACCGGCGGCAAGTACTTCAAGTTCTATGTCCTGTGGCTGACCTTCCCGCCAATGGTGCTGTTCCTGCTGGACAAGCCAATTGCGTTGATCCTGGCCTACGGTGTGCTCGGTGCGCTGTTCATGCCATTCCTCGCTGTGACCCTCTTGGGCCTGCTCAACGGCAAGCGGATTCCAAAGGCGTGGGCCAACCGCTGGCACACCAACACTGCACTGGCGATCACCGCAGTACTATTCATCGTTCTGGGCGTACAACAGCTGATAAAGACGCTGTCTCCGCTCTGGAGCTAG
- a CDS encoding acetyl-CoA C-acetyltransferase: MSQPSVRNAVIIGGNRIPFARSNTAYVNASNQDMFTAALEGLVARYGLQGQRIGAVSGGAVLKHSKNFNLIRESVLGSSLDHATPAYDVQMACATGMEAIGSLANKIKLGQLDSAIGGGVDTTSDAPIAVSDSLRAILMELSRARSTKAKLAALAKLRPGHLAPAAPGTGEPRTGLSMGDHQAITTKKWGISREAQDELALASHKNLAAAYDRGFFNDLITPFNGLAKDNNLRADSSMEKLGKLKPAFGKNLGEAATMTAGNSTPLTDGASAVLLGSEEYAQANDLPMLANFVDFEAAAVDFVHGEEGLLMAPAYATARMLKRNNLTLQDFDFYEIHEAFAGTVLSTLKAWEDEEFCREKLGLDAPLGAIDRSKLNVNGSSLAAGHPFAATGGRIIASTAKMLHEKGSGRALISVCAAGGQGVVAILEARN, from the coding sequence ATGAGCCAGCCTTCTGTGCGCAACGCCGTGATCATCGGTGGCAACCGCATTCCCTTCGCCCGTTCCAACACCGCCTATGTGAATGCGTCCAACCAGGACATGTTCACCGCCGCACTCGAGGGCCTTGTTGCCCGCTACGGACTGCAGGGACAGCGCATCGGTGCAGTCTCCGGCGGTGCGGTGCTCAAGCACTCCAAGAACTTCAACCTGATCCGCGAATCGGTACTCGGCTCCTCGCTGGACCACGCCACCCCGGCCTACGACGTGCAAATGGCCTGCGCCACCGGCATGGAAGCCATCGGCTCGCTGGCCAACAAGATCAAGCTCGGCCAGCTCGACTCGGCCATCGGCGGCGGCGTGGATACCACCTCCGACGCGCCCATCGCCGTATCCGATTCGCTGCGCGCGATCCTGATGGAACTATCCCGTGCCCGCTCCACCAAAGCCAAGCTGGCCGCGTTGGCCAAGCTGCGCCCAGGCCACCTGGCCCCAGCGGCTCCAGGCACCGGCGAACCACGCACCGGACTGTCCATGGGCGACCACCAGGCGATCACCACCAAGAAGTGGGGCATCAGCCGCGAAGCACAGGATGAACTGGCCTTGGCCAGCCACAAGAACCTGGCTGCAGCCTATGATCGCGGTTTCTTCAACGACCTGATCACCCCATTCAACGGCCTGGCCAAGGATAACAACCTGCGCGCCGACTCCAGCATGGAAAAGCTGGGCAAGCTCAAGCCGGCCTTCGGCAAGAACCTGGGCGAAGCAGCGACCATGACCGCTGGCAACTCCACCCCGCTGACCGACGGCGCCTCGGCAGTGCTGCTGGGCAGCGAAGAGTACGCCCAAGCCAACGACCTGCCAATGCTGGCGAACTTCGTGGACTTCGAAGCCGCCGCGGTGGACTTCGTGCACGGCGAAGAGGGCCTGTTGATGGCCCCGGCCTACGCCACCGCCCGCATGCTCAAGCGCAACAACCTCACCTTGCAGGACTTCGATTTCTACGAGATCCACGAAGCCTTCGCCGGCACCGTGCTGTCCACGCTCAAGGCATGGGAAGACGAAGAATTCTGCCGCGAGAAGCTTGGCTTGGATGCCCCGCTGGGCGCCATCGACCGGTCGAAGCTGAACGTCAACGGCTCCTCGCTGGCAGCCGGACACCCATTTGCCGCCACCGGCGGCCGCATTATCGCCAGCACCGCAAAGATGCTGCATGAAAAGGGCTCGGGCCGCGCACTGATTTCGGTCTGTGCCGCAGGTGGCCAGGGCGTCGTCGCAATTCTGGAGGCTCGCAACTAA